TGATGGTCTGATCGTAGTCGGGGACCTCTCCATCCGAGTAGTCGAAGTTGGTGAGGGGGGTGGTCAGCTCAGGGGTGATTCCGGGGTTGCTCCGCTCCTGCTCTCTTTCCGTCTGGTCTAGCATTTATTCCTTTCCTCCAGCGTTTTATTTTATCCATGGCCTTTCTCCCTCTTTCCGGTCGGCACACGGACAACTAATTTTAACATCAAATCCCCATTCTTGCACAACCTGTGCTGGTTCACTACATGGTGAACACTCCATCCCTATCCTTGCTCTCCTCCATCCACGCCTTCAGGAACTCCATGGGGGTGAGATAACCCAGGCTCTGGTGTGGTCTCACGTAATTGTACACGTAATTCCATCTGCAAAGGATCTCGTTGAGC
The DNA window shown above is from Actinomycetota bacterium and carries:
- a CDS encoding transposase, with the translated sequence LNEILCRWNYVYNYVRPHQSLGYLTPMEFLKAWMEESKDRDGVFTM